The following coding sequences lie in one Oncorhynchus kisutch isolate 150728-3 linkage group LG17, Okis_V2, whole genome shotgun sequence genomic window:
- the LOC116354499 gene encoding biotinidase encodes MAGDLFFFALLLDSEGQLTLCDGLLCCHLQYQRSTQGGNTELYALGVFAGSHTFAGHFTLQVCALVRCSGSEVSSCGKGVEEAESRVDFRLEGKFGTRYVYPSLLGSGMVVDGPDRIEKTKDGRVTMEHSGMSVGLVTACLYGRVYDQD; translated from the exons ATGGCGGGTGACCTGTTCTTCTTCGCCTTGCTGCTTGATTCAGAGGGCCAGCTGACTTTGTGTGACGGTCTGCTCTGCTGCCACCTGCAATACCAACGGTCCACACAGGGTGGCAATACGGAG ctctaTGCTCTTGGGGTGTTCGCTGGCAGTCACACGTTTGCGGGACACTTCACCTTGCAG gTGTGTGCGTTGGTCCGGTGCtcggggtcagaggtcagctccTGTGGAAAGGGAGTGGAGGAGGCAGAGTCTAGAGTGGACTTCCGGTTGGAGGGGAAGTTCGGAACACGTTACGTTTACCCATCGTTGCTAGGTAGTGGCATGGTTGTAGATGGACCCGACCGGATCGAGAAGACCAAAGATGGTCGAGTGACTATGGAACACTCAGGGATGTCCGTCGGACTGGTGACTGCATGTCTCTACGGCAGGGTGTACGACCAGGActag
- the LOC109908574 gene encoding biotinidase-like, producing the protein MARRHQLYLVANMPDLQPCPLTSHPHLDPSQTPCPPDGRWQFNTDVVFRSDGSLAARYHKQNLFFEKEFDTPPRLEVVTFDTPFAGRFGVFTCFDILFHDPTVRLLEKGIRQMIFPTAWMNLLPLLTAVQIQRAVSLGANVTLLAANLRHDSKVMTGSGIFTPSTSIYHHAFHHPGEPEEGKLLVLRIPVLDSDWLATQKQAKRQGETGGQGEAKRQIGEEGEAKGQGEIGGEGEA; encoded by the exons ATGGCTCGACGCCACCAACTGTACCTGGTGGCAAACATGCCTGACCTCCAGCCCTGCCCTCTGACCTCTCACCCCCACCTTGACCCCTCTCAAACTCCCTGCCCCCCTGATGGGCGCTGGCAGTTCAACACTGATGTAGTCTTCAG GTCTGATGGTTCCCTGGCGGCTCGCTACCACAAACAAAACCTGTTCTTCGAGAAGGAATTCGATACCCCGCCCAGACTCGAGGTGGTGACCTTTGACACGCCGTTCGCCGGACGGTTTGGAGTGTTCACCTGCTTTGACATCCTGTTTCACGACCCTACTGTCAGACTACTGGAGAAG GGTATCAGACAGATGATCTTCCCCACAGCCTGGATGAATCTGCTTCCTCTACTAACAGCGGTTCAGATCCAGAGAGCGGTCAGTCTGGGAGCTAACGTCACTCTTCTGGCGGCTAACCTCAGGCATGACAGCAAGGTTATGACGGGCAGCGGCATCTTCACCCCTAGTACTTCCATCTATCACCACGCCTTCCACCACCCTGGGGAGCCAGAGGAGGGGAAGCTGCTGGTGTTGAGGATACCTGTACTGGACAGTGACTGGCTGGCAACACAGAAGCAGGcaaagaggcagggagagacaggaggacaggGTGAGGCAAAGAGGCAGATAGGAGAAGAGGGCGAGGCAAAGGGgcagggggagataggaggagagggtgaggca